Proteins encoded together in one Labrys wisconsinensis window:
- a CDS encoding NAD(P)-dependent oxidoreductase, whose protein sequence is MDRRKFHSHRRAAERVSPRGGRRCCSLSPWQATRLEWQLTRSGPQSRRYPVVSSQTRSVGFIGLGNMGRPMAANLARAGFRVVAGDVDAARSRDFAAEFADAAAADGPASFREVDALVTMLPNGKVVRQALLDGGIADVLRPGTVVIEASSSDPFDTQGLGRDLSAKGILLVDSPVSGGMAKALDATLSIMLGADDEAAAERAVPVLKAMSARIFRTGGLGTGHAMKALNNFVLGAGFVAAAEALVAGGKFGLDPKVMVDVLNASSGRNVSTETTMVTEILPRRFAANFTLALFSKDVGIASSLSENLGIDSPLCRTVFERLADAGAALGWQADYTTALQLWESRAGIELPAR, encoded by the coding sequence ATGGATCGTCGAAAATTCCATTCGCACCGGCGCGCTGCCGAGCGGGTTTCGCCGCGGGGTGGCCGGAGATGTTGCAGCCTTTCCCCCTGGCAGGCAACCCGGCTCGAATGGCAGCTCACGAGATCCGGCCCGCAATCGAGAAGGTATCCGGTGGTGAGCAGCCAAACCCGTTCTGTTGGATTTATCGGTCTCGGCAATATGGGACGCCCGATGGCGGCCAACCTGGCACGCGCCGGCTTCAGGGTCGTGGCCGGCGACGTCGATGCCGCGCGCAGCCGGGATTTCGCCGCCGAGTTCGCCGATGCGGCGGCGGCGGACGGGCCGGCTTCGTTCCGGGAGGTCGACGCGCTCGTGACCATGCTTCCCAACGGCAAGGTCGTCCGCCAGGCCCTGCTCGACGGCGGCATCGCCGACGTGCTGCGGCCGGGCACGGTGGTGATCGAGGCGAGCTCCTCCGACCCCTTCGACACCCAGGGCCTCGGCAGGGATCTGTCGGCCAAGGGCATTCTCCTGGTCGATTCGCCGGTTTCCGGCGGCATGGCCAAGGCGCTCGACGCCACCCTGTCGATCATGCTGGGGGCCGACGACGAGGCGGCGGCCGAGCGGGCCGTCCCCGTGCTGAAGGCGATGAGCGCCCGCATCTTCCGCACCGGCGGGCTCGGCACCGGGCACGCGATGAAGGCGCTCAACAATTTCGTGCTGGGCGCCGGCTTCGTGGCCGCCGCCGAAGCCCTGGTCGCCGGCGGCAAGTTCGGCCTCGATCCCAAAGTGATGGTCGACGTGCTGAACGCCTCGTCGGGCCGCAACGTCAGCACCGAGACCACGATGGTGACCGAGATCCTGCCGCGGCGTTTCGCCGCCAACTTCACCCTCGCCCTGTTCTCTAAGGACGTCGGCATCGCCTCGAGCCTGAGCGAGAACCTCGGCATCGATTCGCCCCTCTGCCGCACCGTGTTCGAGCGCCTCGCCGATGCCGGCGCGGCGCTGGGCTGGCAGGCGGACTACACCACGGCGCTGCAGCTCTGGGAGAGCCGTGCCGGCATCGAGCTGCCGGCGCGCTGA
- a CDS encoding cyclase family protein: MEFVDLSRELFHRAQIHPSQPPVNINVWTDHSEKITIGRTTHSSRSLSIAFSDHAGTHVDAPVHFDPRPGAASIDELPLENFYTSGICLDLSHVPLKHAVTVPEMQEALSRSGQEIRPGDTVLLWMAVNQRLLGQPGYEHDFPGLGPEAVHWLADFGINQFGVEAVSPAPAGELNLLAHMICAERGITHIECMANLDRLIGRGRFRFVGFPLKIRGGTAGPMRAVAIFDEAPAAVGGTA, from the coding sequence ATGGAATTCGTCGATCTCAGCCGCGAGCTCTTTCACCGGGCGCAGATCCATCCGAGCCAGCCGCCCGTCAACATCAATGTCTGGACCGATCATTCCGAAAAGATCACGATCGGGCGGACGACGCACAGCTCCCGGTCGCTGAGCATCGCCTTCAGCGATCACGCGGGAACCCATGTCGATGCGCCGGTCCATTTCGACCCGCGCCCCGGCGCCGCATCCATTGACGAGCTGCCGCTCGAGAACTTCTACACCTCCGGCATCTGCCTCGACCTGTCGCACGTGCCGCTGAAGCACGCCGTGACCGTTCCGGAGATGCAGGAGGCCCTTTCCCGCTCCGGCCAGGAGATCAGGCCGGGAGACACCGTGCTCTTGTGGATGGCGGTCAATCAGCGGCTGCTCGGCCAGCCGGGCTACGAGCACGACTTTCCCGGCCTCGGGCCGGAGGCCGTGCATTGGCTGGCGGATTTCGGCATCAACCAGTTCGGCGTCGAGGCCGTCAGCCCCGCCCCGGCGGGCGAGCTCAACCTTCTCGCCCACATGATCTGTGCCGAGCGGGGCATCACCCATATCGAGTGCATGGCCAATCTGGACAGGCTGATCGGCCGCGGACGCTTCCGCTTCGTCGGCTTTCCCCTGAAGATCCGCGGCGGCACGGCGGGGCCGATGCGGGCCGTGGCCATCTTCGACGAGGCGCCCGCCGCGGTCGGAGGCACCGCGTGA
- a CDS encoding amidase, with the protein MTRPLWTLGARGLSERLATGTMTPLAVLDDLLDRHDRLAPALNAFTHLDRDGARRDAEEATKRSRAGRRRGPLDGIPVAVKDNIFVKGMPARYGSLLLRDHVADVDDICIERLRAAGAIIVGKTTTPEFALSGRTESRLSGSTRNPWDTALTAGGSSGGSVAAVAAGIVPLALGTDAGGSTRMPASYNGLLGLRPSNGRIPRRHGFPPMSLDFQVIGLLARTVDDLGLLYGALAGPDPRDPQSCRLPAERMTAPRLRIGWFAAVEDIRPDDAVLAALDDVRRGLADLGHDIIPREPPYRPSQLQPIWDTLTAAGAARMAARFPDRWQAEMNDNVADLARRGMALPAAAYVEALDALSALRASVAEAWGDVDAFLLPTAPAPAWPAGEPHPRTIGGRPGSVAGQGVFCGWVNALGLPALNIPAGRHPDGRPVGVQIVARFAAEADLFRLAAGLEPALQWAGSWPALAETV; encoded by the coding sequence GTGACCCGCCCCTTGTGGACGCTGGGCGCTCGCGGCCTGTCCGAGCGGCTGGCCACCGGGACGATGACCCCGCTGGCGGTGCTCGACGACCTCCTCGACCGTCACGACCGGCTCGCGCCCGCGCTCAACGCCTTCACCCATCTCGATCGCGACGGCGCGCGGCGCGACGCCGAGGAGGCGACGAAGCGCTCGCGAGCCGGCCGCCGGCGCGGCCCCCTCGACGGCATCCCCGTCGCCGTGAAGGACAACATCTTCGTCAAGGGCATGCCGGCGCGCTATGGCAGCCTCCTGCTCCGGGACCATGTTGCCGATGTCGACGACATCTGCATCGAGCGCCTGCGCGCGGCCGGCGCGATCATCGTCGGCAAGACCACGACGCCGGAATTCGCCCTGTCCGGGCGCACCGAGAGCCGGCTCAGCGGCAGCACCCGCAACCCCTGGGACACGGCGCTCACCGCCGGCGGCTCCAGCGGCGGCTCGGTGGCCGCGGTCGCGGCCGGCATCGTGCCCCTGGCCCTCGGGACGGATGCCGGCGGATCCACGCGCATGCCGGCGAGCTACAACGGGCTGCTGGGCCTGCGCCCCTCCAACGGCCGGATCCCGCGGCGCCACGGCTTTCCGCCGATGTCGCTGGACTTCCAGGTCATCGGCCTGCTCGCACGCACGGTCGACGATCTCGGGCTGCTCTACGGCGCCCTGGCGGGCCCCGACCCGCGCGATCCCCAGTCATGCCGGCTTCCGGCCGAACGGATGACAGCGCCGCGCCTGCGGATCGGCTGGTTCGCGGCGGTGGAGGACATCCGCCCGGACGATGCGGTGCTGGCGGCGCTGGACGACGTGCGCCGAGGGCTGGCGGACCTCGGCCACGACATCATTCCCCGCGAGCCCCCCTATCGGCCCTCGCAGCTGCAGCCGATCTGGGACACGCTGACCGCGGCCGGCGCGGCGCGGATGGCGGCCCGTTTTCCCGACCGCTGGCAGGCGGAGATGAACGACAACGTCGCCGATCTGGCGCGCCGGGGCATGGCGCTTCCGGCCGCCGCCTATGTCGAGGCCCTGGACGCGCTGTCGGCGTTGCGCGCCTCGGTTGCCGAGGCGTGGGGCGATGTCGACGCATTCCTGCTCCCGACGGCACCGGCGCCCGCCTGGCCGGCCGGAGAGCCACATCCCCGGACCATCGGCGGCCGCCCCGGCAGCGTCGCCGGCCAAGGGGTCTTCTGCGGCTGGGTCAATGCCCTGGGCCTGCCGGCCCTCAACATTCCCGCCGGCCGCCATCCCGACGGACGGCCGGTCGGGGTGCAGATCGTGGCGCGGTTCGCGGCCGAGGCCGATCTGTTCCGGCTCGCGGCCGGCCTGGAGCCCGCCCTGCAATGGGCGGGATCATGGCCGGCCCTGGCGGAGACCGTCTGA
- a CDS encoding nuclear transport factor 2 family protein has product MPNPADVAAIHDLERQRHDAMLQGDVQALDALFADEFVFTHSDGVRDSKDVYLGKIRNRVFYFSTMEQPEEDIRIIGDTAAVLGRMVATVNVPAISLTKVLNNFYLAVYARTAAGWTLLAVQPTPAPAAAAA; this is encoded by the coding sequence ATGCCGAACCCCGCCGACGTCGCGGCCATCCACGATCTGGAGCGCCAGCGCCACGACGCCATGCTGCAGGGCGATGTCCAGGCGCTCGACGCGCTGTTCGCCGACGAATTCGTCTTCACCCATTCCGATGGGGTGCGCGACAGCAAGGACGTCTATCTCGGGAAGATCCGCAACCGCGTGTTCTATTTCTCCACCATGGAGCAGCCGGAGGAGGACATCCGCATCATCGGCGACACCGCCGCCGTGCTCGGCCGCATGGTCGCCACCGTGAACGTGCCGGCGATCTCGCTCACCAAGGTGCTGAACAATTTCTACCTCGCCGTGTATGCGCGGACCGCCGCAGGCTGGACGCTGCTCGCGGTCCAGCCGACGCCGGCGCCGGCCGCGGCCGCCGCCTGA